One Candidatus Saccharibacteria bacterium RAAC3_TM7_1 genomic region harbors:
- a CDS encoding hypothetical protein (RAAC3_TM7_1_481): MSEQDSRKNPETSTAIVIGSPKRVAADTLAREMAGKIVLDMVGTEGMSKDKLNMAYRTEYALRRNELEHIAGHEEPYAEKQIQSGEINHQEPD, translated from the coding sequence GATTCCCGCAAAAATCCCGAGACCTCAACAGCCATAGTGATTGGTTCCCCGAAGAGGGTAGCCGCAGATACCCTGGCCAGAGAAATGGCCGGCAAAATTGTTCTAGATATGGTCGGCACTGAGGGGATGAGTAAAGATAAGCTTAACATGGCTTATCGTACGGAATATGCATTGAGGAGAAACGAACTGGAGCATATAGCCGGCCACGAAGAACCATACGCAGAAAAGCAAATACAGTCAGGTGAGATAAACCACCAGGAACCTGATTAA